TTGGTTTCGCTCTCAGAGCTGCGGGACGATGATCAGCCGTTCGACCGGATTGCCGTCGACGAAATGGGACTGGAAGATTTCGTCTATGTCAGCTTCCGTACGCGGGGTGTACCACACGCCCTGGGGATAGACGACCATCAGCGGGCCCGCGCGGCAGAAGCCGAGGCAACCGGTCGCCGTCACCGACACTTCCGGCATGGGCTGCGCATTGAGCTTCCCTTGCAGCCGATCCCACAAGGGCTTCGCGCCGGACGCCATGCAGCTGCCGCGCGGATGTCCCGGCGGGCGCTGCTGGAAGCAGGTGAAGACGTGATATTTGAAGACTTGCGGAAGGTCCTCGATCATTCTCTCTCTTTCTTCGGAATTTTACTCGGCCGCGGCCGCAAGGCTGGTTTCGGCGAGCGCGGCCGTGAACGCCGTCAGGCTCGCGTCGATGCGTTCGATATTCTGCTCGCGCAGGAACTTCTCTTCATTCTTGGTGAGCTGGCCCTCGATCACCGCCCAATGCTTGTCGGATGAGCGCTTCATGATCTGGCGGGCGAAGCTGCGTTCGAGCTGGTTGGTGAAACGGCAGCCGAGGAACAGGAAGCTGCGGCCCTTGCGGATCGTCTGCACCGAGTCGGGGATCGGCGTCTGAATGTCGATTTCGGTCAGAACCTCGACATAGTCGGAATCGGACACGATGAAGTTCGACGCGGGCCAGACCGCTCCGAGCGGCTCATAGACGAGGGTGCGCCAGGCGAGCGTTTCTTCGGGCGCTTCGGCGGGGGCCTTGGCGCCGGAGCCGTCGCGGATGAATTCCTTGGTCGGAACGGCGGAGCCGTCCGGGTGGAACCAGTTCACCCAATCGCCGAAATGTTCGCTTTGAGTCACGCCCTGAACCAGTCCCCAATCGCCGCGGGACTTGAACGCCTTCGTGACGAGATCGTCGTACCAGGCGTGGACGACGAGCGACAATTGCGTCTGCGCCGCGAGCCATTCATGGAAGGGGCCCGGCGGGCAATCGACGTCGAAAGCTTTCGCCATCAGGCAGGTCAGCGTCTTACGATGCTTGAAGTTCTCGATATATTGAGAAGCCGCCGTCAGATTGTTGCGAATTTTGTGCGGCACGGTCGCGCCGGCCGTGAGCTCCTGCACGAGTTTTTCGGGAAGCGACGGAGGCGCCGCCTCCCCGGGGAGGCCGGTGACGCCCGGCCCGAGATAAGGAATCACGTCGCCTTGACGAAAGGCCGCTGCAATTTCATCGATCATTCCCACATTCCTTTCGCCAAAAGGCCGACGCAGGCCTCACTGAAGGACAGACGCTTTCAGCGCCTCGACGTCGGCCGGCGCGATGCGGAACACGCCGCGACCGCCCGTCAGCGCCTGGAACGCGTTGCCGGCCTTGTCGGAGAGCTTGCTGAACCACTGCTGCGGCGTCAGGCTCGTCGGACGGTCCTGAATCTCCAATACCGAGCCGTCATTGTTGAAACGGACATGGATAAGGATCGTGTCGGTCATTTTTGTCTCCTTTGTCGGATCAGAAGCCGGAGTTGAAGCCCAGCAATTCCACCGTTACATTTTCGGCGCCGAGCATGGCCTGGCAGGCGAGACGCGATTTCGAGCCGACGCCGACAATCGTGTCGAGTTTCTCGTTCTCGGCGCGCGTCGTCTTGCTAAGGCTCTTCTTGCCCTCGGTGACGAAGATGTGGCACTGGCCGCACTTCGCTTCGCCGCCGCATTTGCTGACGATCGGTTCGCCGGCGGCGAGAATGGCGTCGAGCAGACGGCTGCCCGTCGTGGCTTCGATGGTCTTTCCCGAGGGAAGAATGGTGACGGTCGGCATTGTTTGACTCCTTGTGTTTGAATGGCCATGCGGCCGCTAGAGATAGATGGCGGTTCCCGCGCCGATATTGATTGAGGCGTCCTTCATCGTGCCGACGATGAAAGCGACCTGATCTTCGGTGAGATGCGCGTGGAAGGGGAGGGCGACGGCGCGATCCGCGACCTTCTCCGTCACGAAGAAATCGCCGCGCCGATAGCCGAGGTCGAAATAATGGCGTTGCAGATGCAGCGGCGTCGAATAGGCGGTCGCCTCGATCTTTTCCTGACGCAGATCGTCGACGATCGCGTCGCGGCTTGAGCGCGAGAAGCGCGTGCCGAGATGGACGACGTAAAGGAACCAGTGAACGTGATCGACGTCTGGCGCGATATACGGATCCTTGATGCCCTCGAAGGACCGCACATAATCGAGGAACCAGCGCTCGACCCGCTTGCGGCGCGCGAGCAGCAGCTCCAGCCGGCGCAATTGCGCGAGGCCGAGCGCGGCGGCGATATCGCTCAACGTCGCCTGCATCGGCGCCCAGGCTCCGAGCACGACGGAGGAGCGCTCTTCGATCTTGCGGCTGCGCAGGCGGCGCAGCATCGCGGCCGTGTCGTCATTGTCCGTGACGATCATTCCGCCTTCGCCGCAGACGAGCGCGCCGGGCTGAGAGAAGTCGAAGACGGCGCAATCGCCGAAGGTTCCGACCAGCTTTCCCTTGTAGACGGAGCCGATCGCCTCGGTGGAGTCTTCGATCAACGCGATATTGTGTTCGCTCGCCAACGCGCGGAACGCGTCCCACGGCGCGGGGTGGCCGTTCGTGTTGGAGGCGACAATCGCGCGCGTCTTTTCCGTGATGACCTTGCGCGCCTTTTCCGGATCGAGCGTTCCGGCCCAATAGTCGATGTCCGCAAAGACGGGCTTCGCGCCGGCGAGGGCGATGGCGTGCGTCGTTTCGCGGAAGGAGTAGGACGAAGTCACCACTTCGTCGCCGACTCCGACGCCGAGCGCGCGCATGACGAGCAGAAGGCCGATCGTGCCGCTGGAGACCGCGACGGCGTGCTTGCGGCCGAGATAGCGGGCGAATTCCTCTTCAAAGGCCTCGACGGTCTCGCCTTGCGAGAGGCGCTGCCCCTGGAGAACTTCGATCACCGCTTCGAGATCGCTTTGCGCGAGGTCCGGGTCGTTCAGCGGCAGGAACGTCGTCTTCATGCTGCGCCTCCATTGGGAGCGAGCGCGACGCCCGTCGCGCAGCCCGGATCCTGAGTGATCTTCCAGCAGTGGTCGCGTCCGTCGATGAGATAGAGCGAGCACTTTTCGTAGACGCGGAAGGGCGTCTCGTCGCGCATGTCGATCGCGTCGCAGCGGGTCACCATCAGCCCCGGCGCAAGCTGGCGCAGGGCCGCGAGCGTCTGCGAGCTGGCGTCCGCCGTCGCGAGCGCCGAGTCCATCTGCGAAACCTGCGCAGGGGCGAGCGTCATGTCATTCTCCGCCGATCTTCTTGGCTTCGACGGTGATCGGCAGCGACGTGTCGGCCGCCATCTGCGGAAGCTGCAACACCCAGCCATTGGCGAGAGTCACGGATCCGCCCCACATTTCGGGGTTCTGGACCGAGACGATCGGCTCCTCGAGGTCCTTCTTGGGCACATAGGCCGAGAGGACGCCCTCAGAGTCTCTGCGGATCATGACTTTCACGTTGCGCCTCTTTCTTTGGCGGTTGCGGATGATGTTGCTCAGACCGGCTCGATTTCGTCCTCGAGGCAGCCAATGATGAGCTGCGGAGAGAATTCGACGAGATAGACGGGCGTCTCCGTTTCAACATGCATGCCAACATTGACAATCTCGCCCGTGTCGCCGGTTTTCACCAGCAGTTCCTCGTCCGCGCGTTCGGGATAGGAACCGTCATTGACGAGGTCGGTCGTCGCGCGCACGCGCATGCCCCAGTCGAATTTCGCCGGTCCGCTCATTCATCGTCCTCCTCGCCGGACAGGTTGACCATCTCCAGCTCTTTTCGCTTCATGCCCACGCGGTTGCCGGTGGATTCGAACTCGACGCCGTAGATGTAAAATTGCTGAAGGAAGGTGCCGATATTGACGACGAATCCTTCCTCGCCCTTCTTGACGAGGACCTCGCCAATGTCCTTGCCGGGGAAGGTTCCGTCATTGCGGATCGTGCGCTTGGCGCGAACCCTGTCGCCGTAATCGAAATAAGGCGGGCCTTCGAGTTCGACGTGATCGCTGTCCCGGCTGATATTGGTCATGGATCGCTCCGCGTTTGTGCGACGATGACGTTCGAAGGCGGCTCCAGGCCCGCATCCTTGAAGCGGTCGCGCACGCATTCGCGCACGAGCGGGTCCTCGTCCATGGAGAGCGCGCCGATATTTTCGAGATCCGCGCGTTGCGCCACTTCGTAACGAATGCGCCAATCCTGGTCCTTGATCAGACCTTTGAGGTCGGCGGGCTCCAGGCGCTTGGCGGCTTCGAGGCGCACGACAGGATCGCTGTCCTTTGCAAGACGCATCAGCGCCGCCTGTTCGATCCGGCTCGCAATGACGCGGCGAACGCCGGGATCGGCGTCGTTGATCATCAGCACGAGAAGATCGGGCGGCAGCTTTTTGGCGACGGCCTGGCGGACGGCATAGTCTTCGTCCGACATCATCGGCAGCAGATCCCTGCCCTCGAGCCGGCCCGCGATGCGGATGCGGACTTCCCGATGCGGGTCGTTGCGCAGACGCAGGATGTAGCGGCGCGGAAGGCGTCGCGCGGCGCTCCAGCGGACGGCTTCCTCGGGATCGTCCAGCATCGCGGGGAGCAGAAAAATTTCGGCGGCTTTTGCGGCGCAGGCGCGAACCTCGAAATAATCGTGCGCGACGTAATCGCGCGCGAGGTCGGGATTCCAGTCGAAGAAACGATCGATGCGTCGCGCATAGCGGTCATGCACGCAGGCGCGCAGCGGCTTGCATTTGCCGCTGGAGAGGCGGTCCTGATGCGGGCAAACCGCGCAATCGACCGGATTGCCGAGCCAGTCGATGGCTTCGTCGATGTCGTCAGTCGACATCTTCGAGCCCGCGCCGTTCGAGGACCTCGCGAAGGACGGTCGCGCCGATCTTGTCGGCGGGATCGAGTTGCAGGAGCTTGTCGATCGCTTCGCGGCTGGCGTCGTAATCGCCGAGGCGCATGTTCAGATAGGCGTAGCCCTTCAGGGAGAACATGAAGAAGCGCGGCAGAACGGCTTCGTAATCGCCGAAGGCCGCGTCGCCGGCCGACACCTCCCGCCAATCGAGCGGCAGCGAATTGTCGATCGCGGCCCGCGTGAGGCAGGTCTCCGCGACGTCGAGGCATTCCTCGAGGCGCCCTTTGTAGAAGAAGAAGCGATAGAGGCCGATCAGCGTCGCCGGATGATCCGGCGCAAGGCTCCGCGCTTCCATCAGATATTGGAGCGCCAGATCGTCCTGGTCATATGACAAAGCCGCGGCGCGCAGAAGGCGATCAGCCTCCTCGGGGAGGCCTTCCCCCAGGATGACGGAGGCAAGAAAATCCTGCTCCGCCGCCACGCCATTCTGCACTGCCGCGTCACGCGTCATCTTACAAATCTCACGCCGTTTCCTCGAAAGCGGGCGCTTCGGTCGTCGACTTGCAACCGCAGCCCGTCGCCTTGGGATCGATGAAGGAGAAGCCCGTCGAGGTCGCCGTCTCCTTGAAGTCGATCGTCACGCCGTCGAGCAGCAGGCGGCTCTGCGCGGGCAGGAACAGTTTGAACTGCGTATGCGCATAGACCTGTTCGCCTTCCTTCGGCGCGGGCTCGACGGAGAACTCCGCCGACATGCCCGAGCAGCCGCCCGGCGAAACAAGAAGGCGAAGGCCGTAGCCCGGACCGCCGTCGAACATGACGAGACGGCGGATGAACTTCTCGGCGGCGGGGGTGAATTCGATCTTCATTTAGGCGCTCGGCTGATAGCGGGGATAGGAATTGTCGATCACGCAGGTATTGTCGACGGGGCAAACCGCGACGCATTGCGGCACGTCGAAATAACCGATGCACTCCGTGCATTTCTTCGGATTGATGACGAAGGTGCCGTTCTTCTCGGAGATGGCGACGTTCGGGCATTCCGCCTCGCAGGCGGAGCAGGACGTGCATTGAGAGGCGACAATCTTGTAGGTCATTGGTCAGCTCCTTTGCTTGGCTCGTTTTCCGCCCGAACTCCCACGAGGTACTGTGGGAGTTCGGGCTGTTCTTCGACGAACGTCGCTTTGGCGGATCGGGCCGTCGGTCCGATCCGCACGCGCGTTACGCGTCCACGGCGACGAATGCGCCCTGACGAATGTCGGCGTCGCCGCGCGCGACATGCGCGATCTCGCCGCTGCTCACCCTGGCGAGATAGTCCTTGAAGTAGGAGATCGCCGACTGCTCGATGAACTCGTAGGCGTATTGATCGACCGGATCGATGCCGGCCTTGATCAGATCGTCCTTCGGGCAATGGCCGATCTTCGCGACGAAGACTGCGTGGCAATCATTGATCGCGCGGATGACCGTCTCGAGCGCGTCGTCCTCGCCATAGCCGCCCTGGCAATAGAGGTCGACGCGGCGGTGACCGACGAATTTCGCGCCCGAGCTGGAGAGTTCATAGACCTGGAACTCCGTCGCATGGCCGAAATGTTCGTTGATGCGGCCCGAACCCTTGGTCGCGACCGCGACGAGGATCTTGATGTCCGCATTGGCGCCCGCCAGGGTTTCGAGCTCGGCGTTGCGCGCGGCGACTTTCGCCTGACGCTCTTCCTCGACCTTCTCCTGATAGGCCTGACGCGCGGAAAGGTCGTAATTGACCTCCATCTCCATGATCTTGTCGGTGGTGAATTCCGCGCTGCGGTCTTCGCCGAGCAGGCCCACCGCGTCGGCGCGGCACTGGCGGCAATGGCGCATCATGTTCATCTCGCCTTCGCAGCTGTCCTGCAGCGCCTTCAGCTCCTGCGCGGAGGGGCCGCGCTGGCCGTTGAGGCCGAAGACCGTGCCATGCTCGGGCGACGAGATGAGCGGCATGATGTTGTGCAGGAAGGCGCCGCGCGACTTCACTTCGCGGTTCACGGTCACGAGGTGGTCGTCATTGACGCCGGGGATCATCACCGAGTTGACCTTGCAGAGGATGCCGTTCGCCGTCAGCATCTCGAGGCCCTGCAACTGGCGGTCGGTGAGGATCTTCGCGGCTTCCTTGCCGGTGACGCGCTTATGCTTCCAGAACACCCAGGGATAGATTTCAGCGCCGATGTCGGGATCCGTCATATTGATCGTGATCGTGACGTGATCGACGTTGAACTTCTTGATCGTCTCGACATGGTCGGGGAGGGCGAGGCCATTGGTCGAGAGGCAGAGCTTGATGTCGGGCGCGGCCTCGGAGATCAGCTCGAAGGTCTTGAAGGTCTTGCCGGGATTGGCGAGCGGGTCGCCGGGGCCGGCGATGCCGAGCACCGTCATCTGCGGAATGGCGGAGGCGACGGCGAGCACTTTCTTGGCGGCCTGTTCCGGACTCAGCTTTTCCGAAACGACGCCGGGCCGTGACTCATTGGCGCAATCATATTTGCGGTTGCAGTAGTTGCACTGAATGTTGCAGGCCGGCGCGACGGCGACATGCATGCGCGCATAATGGTGATGCGCTTCCTCGCTGTAGCAGGGATGGTTTTTGACCTTATCCCAAATCTCTTGCGGCATGTCGCCGGAACCGGCGCCGGAGCCGCAGCTCGCCTTGCCGCTGCCGCCCGACGTGCCGCATCCTTTATGCTCGGCGATCTTCTGCATGATGTCGTCGAGCTGCGGCGACGCCGGTTCAGCCTCATAAGTGTCGAAGGAGCGAGAGTCGTCCATTTCATCAACCTCTCAGGCTTGTTGTTTGGACCCCGCGTGAAGGGTGTCTGGAACAATTCCAATGTCGGCCGCCGACGTTGGCGGTTCGACCGCAACAAGCGTGCCATGGAGCGAATATTCGTTTAAGATATTGAAATATATAATGAATATTGATCAGTATCCGGCATTTGGCCGCCAGGGAGGCTTGTCGCAAAGCCGTCGGAGATATGTTCGCAAGGCGACATTCGTCCGGCTTGATTTACGTCATGGGAGGGGGCGCCGGAGGAATCGGCGCCGAAGCTAAAATCGCGCCATTTCTTTTGAAATTATAATAGTTCCAATATTTCGCAGGCTCGTTGCAAAGGGTTGAGCTGCCGGGGATTCCGGGTCATTTCCGCAAGTGGCGCATCCCTTGCTTGTCACCGTGACAAAGCAACGCCTGTCATGAGGCTCCCACATGGGTCTTGAACTCGGCGGCTCCGTTAGCGCCCCGCCCCCTCGCGCGGTGGTCTCCGGCGAAACCGCGCTGGTCGGCATCTACGAAATCTCGAAACTTCTGGCGTCCGCCAATCGCCTTGAAAACGTGCTTGCGGGCGTTCTGACGCTTCTGTCGAGCTTCCTCGACATGCGTCACGGACTGATCGCCATCCTGGACGCAAAAGGGGCGCCGGAAGTGGTCGTCGGCTCCGGTTGGAGCGAAGGCGCCGCGAAAGTCTTCTTCGATCGGCTCCCCGAGCGGGCGGTCGGCCAGATCGTCGCGACGAAAATGCCCGTCGTCATCGAGGACGTCTCCGCATCGCCGCTCTTCGAGGGCACGGATCTTTCCGGCTGGGGTCCGGAGGATGGCCAGTCCTTTTCGATGATCGGCGTGCCGATCAAGGACGGCGACACCGTCGTCGGCACTTTGACGGTCGATCGCGCCCGTAATCACCGCTCATCCGTTCTCTTCGATCACGACGTGCGCTTCCTGACCATGATCGCAAATCTGGTCGGGCAGACGCTTCGGCTGCATAAGCTCATCGCGCGCGACCGCGAGCGTTTGATGCAGGAGAGCGCCTGGCGCGACAAAGCGGCGATTCCGCCGGAGGTCAAGGCGGAAGGACTCAAAGGCATTGTCGGCGACAGCCCCGCCGTGCGCGCCGTGGTCGAGAAAATCCGTATCGTCGCCAAGGCCAAATCGACGGTTCTGCTGCGGGGCGAATCCGGCACGGGCAAGGAGTTGTTCGCGGCCGCGATTCACGACCAGTCGCCCCGCCGCAACAAGCCCTTCGTCAAGCTCAATTGCGCGGCGCTGCCGGAAAGCGTGCTCGAATCCGAACTCTTCGGACATGAGCGCGGCGCCTTTACCGGCGCGGCGAATATGCGCAAGGGACGTTTCGAACTCGCCGATGGCGGCACGCTGTTTCTCGACGAGATCGGCGAGATCACGCCCGCCTTTCAGGCGAAACTGCTGCGCGTCCTCCAGGAGGGCGAGTTCGAGCGCGTCGGCGGGGCGCGCACGCTCAAGGTCGACGTGCGCCTCGTCTGCGCGACGAACCGCAATCTCGAGGAAGCCGTGCAGCGCGGCGAATTCCGCGCCGACCTTTACTATCGCATCAGCGTGGTGCCGATCTTTCTGCCGCCGCTGCGCGATCGGAAGGGCGATCTCGAAATGCTCGCCAATGAATTCCTGCGCCGCTTCAACACAGAGCAGGGCGGCAAGCTGCGGCTCTCCGATTCGGCGATGGTCGTGCTCAACGAATGCGGCTTCCCCGGCAATATTCGCGAACTCGAGAACTGCATCTACCGCACGGCGACGCTCGCCCATGGCGACATCATCGTCGATAAGGACTTCTCCTGCCGCAAGGACGGGTGCCTGTCTTCGATATTGTGGAGCGGGTCCTCGTCGAAATGGCCGTTGGGGACGACGCCTTTGCCGATCGTCGCGCCGCAAGCCGCGAGACCTCCCGTTCCGCTGGAGTCCATTGCGCCGGCGGCCCCTGTCGTGGGGGAAGCCTGTCCCGGCGCGGAGAACTGCACCGTGATCGAGAAGGATCCGCGCACCGATTATGAAAAGCTCGTCGATGCGATGGAGCGCGCCGGCTGGGTCAAGGCGAAGGCGGCGAGGCTTCTCGGCCTGACGCCGCGGCAGATCGGCTACGCGCTTCAAAAGCATGGGATCGAAGTCAAGAAGTTCTGACGGCGGAGCGCGGCGCTTTCGCTCGGTTCGCGGAAGCGCCGCGCTCTTCAGCCCGTGGTGACGGACAAGCGCGCCGCCCTAAATTCTCCGTCAGGATTGATTTATTTGGGAGCGCCGTATGGAAAACTCCGTTTACAAGGTCGTGGAGCTCGTCGGAACGTCCCCTGACAGCATCGAGGGCGCGATCGGAGCGGCGATACAGCGCGCGGGCTTGACGCTGCGAAACCTTCAATGGTTCGAGGTGATGCAGATTCGCGGTCGCATCGACAAGGGCAATGTCGAAAAATATCAGGTCTCGCTGAAAGTGGGTTTCACGCATGATCGCGAGGAGGAATAGCCTCGCCCAAAGCGGAGGCCCGGCTGGCGAGCCTCCGCCACGCGCCTTGAATTAATGTCCTCGACCCCTGCCGTCGCCAGCCCCGACATTCGACCAGAAGCGGGCTCCCGCCGCCATGATCTCCTGCGTGTCCGACAGCATGCGGCGCGCGTCCTCCGTCGCGAGCTCCATATGCTTCACCGTCCAGTTCTGAAAAAGATTGGCGGTGTCGGTGAGGGATTTGGCCGAGGTCAATTTATTGGCGAAGTCGGCGGCCATCGTCGCTTCCGTTTGAAAGCGGTCGAGCCATTTGCGGTTGGAGTCCTGCACGCGGTCCCAAAACTGCGCCTGGGCGTCCGCGAAATCCTCGATGCGCTGGCGTCCCTCCGCCATGAACTCCGCGGTCCGCTGTCCGGCTCCCGGTCCTTGGCGCTCCTCTTGCTGGGTCATTTTATTGTTCCCTTGCTGAGTTCTATGGCCAGCCGCCCCGGGAGTCCCATATAGGTCGCATCTCGTCGGCGGGCCGCCCCGGACCGGCCACTTTCTTTCGGCCATCGGGTTCTTTTGTTGCGCCCGCACACTCGACAAAACCGCCGGACTCCTGTAGAGGGCCTTCTCAACTAAAACAGCGTTCCGAAACGCTCGTCGGCCGAAAGGCCAAAGACGAAACGGCTGGAGTTTACAATGAACATCATCGAGCAGCTCGAGGCTGAGCAGGCCGCCAGGCTCGTCGAAGGCAAGAAGATCCCGGAATTCCGTCCCGGCGACACCGTCGTGGTGAACGTCAAGGTGAAGGAAGGCGACCGCTCGCGCGTCCAGGCCTATGAAGGCGTCGTGATCGCGCGCAATGGCGGCGGTCTTAATGAGAGCTTCACCGTTCGCAAGATTTCTTATGGCGAGGGCGTCGAGCGCGTCTTCCCGATCCACGGCCCGCTGATCGACTCGATCAAGGTCGTCCGCCGCGGCAAAGTTCGTCGCGCCAAGCTCTATTATTTGCGCGACCGCCGCGGCAAGTCGGCCCGCATCGCCGAGCGCGTGGACAACAAGCCCAAGGCCGCTCCGGCCGAGTAAGCCGTCGCAGCAACGCTTTTCAGCCGCCCGGCGCCGAGAGGTCCGGGCGGTTTTATTTTGTCCGCCAATGAGTCTCGCCATGTCGACCGACATCCGCCCTTTCGAAGAAATCCGAATGCTGTTCGCGCGCCTCCCGGCTCCGGATCAGGCGGCGGTCGCCGCCGTTCGGGCGCGCGACGCGCAATTGACCAAGCCGCCGGGCGCGCTTGGACGCCTCGAGGAGATCGTCGAATGGCTCGCCGCCTGGCAAGGCGCGCCGGCGCCGGCGATCGCGCGGCCGCTCGTCGCGGTTTACGCGGGCAATCATGGCGTCGCAGCGCAGGGGGTTTCGGCCTTTCCGGCGAGCGTCACCGCGCAGATGGTTCAGAACTTCACGAGCGGCGGCGCCGCGATCAACCAGATCTGCAAGGCGCATGATATCGGCCTGAAAGTCTATGAGCTCGCGCTCGAACGGCCGACCTTCGACTTTACGCAGGGTCCCGCGATGGACGAGCGCGAGGCGGCGGCTACC
The nucleotide sequence above comes from Methylocystis parvus OBBP. Encoded proteins:
- the nifT gene encoding putative nitrogen fixation protein NifT, producing MKVMIRRDSEGVLSAYVPKKDLEEPIVSVQNPEMWGGSVTLANGWVLQLPQMAADTSLPITVEAKKIGGE
- the nifA gene encoding nif-specific transcriptional activator NifA, with the translated sequence MGLELGGSVSAPPPRAVVSGETALVGIYEISKLLASANRLENVLAGVLTLLSSFLDMRHGLIAILDAKGAPEVVVGSGWSEGAAKVFFDRLPERAVGQIVATKMPVVIEDVSASPLFEGTDLSGWGPEDGQSFSMIGVPIKDGDTVVGTLTVDRARNHRSSVLFDHDVRFLTMIANLVGQTLRLHKLIARDRERLMQESAWRDKAAIPPEVKAEGLKGIVGDSPAVRAVVEKIRIVAKAKSTVLLRGESGTGKELFAAAIHDQSPRRNKPFVKLNCAALPESVLESELFGHERGAFTGAANMRKGRFELADGGTLFLDEIGEITPAFQAKLLRVLQEGEFERVGGARTLKVDVRLVCATNRNLEEAVQRGEFRADLYYRISVVPIFLPPLRDRKGDLEMLANEFLRRFNTEQGGKLRLSDSAMVVLNECGFPGNIRELENCIYRTATLAHGDIIVDKDFSCRKDGCLSSILWSGSSSKWPLGTTPLPIVAPQAARPPVPLESIAPAAPVVGEACPGAENCTVIEKDPRTDYEKLVDAMERAGWVKAKAARLLGLTPRQIGYALQKHGIEVKKF
- a CDS encoding SIR2 family NAD-dependent protein deacylase, with protein sequence MIDEIAAAFRQGDVIPYLGPGVTGLPGEAAPPSLPEKLVQELTAGATVPHKIRNNLTAASQYIENFKHRKTLTCLMAKAFDVDCPPGPFHEWLAAQTQLSLVVHAWYDDLVTKAFKSRGDWGLVQGVTQSEHFGDWVNWFHPDGSAVPTKEFIRDGSGAKAPAEAPEETLAWRTLVYEPLGAVWPASNFIVSDSDYVEVLTEIDIQTPIPDSVQTIRKGRSFLFLGCRFTNQLERSFARQIMKRSSDKHWAVIEGQLTKNEEKFLREQNIERIDASLTAFTAALAETSLAAAAE
- a CDS encoding nitrogen fixation protein NifZ; its protein translation is MTNISRDSDHVELEGPPYFDYGDRVRAKRTIRNDGTFPGKDIGEVLVKKGEEGFVVNIGTFLQQFYIYGVEFESTGNRVGMKRKELEMVNLSGEEDDE
- a CDS encoding 2Fe-2S iron-sulfur cluster-binding protein, which codes for MPTVTILPSGKTIEATTGSRLLDAILAAGEPIVSKCGGEAKCGQCHIFVTEGKKSLSKTTRAENEKLDTIVGVGSKSRLACQAMLGAENVTVELLGFNSGF
- a CDS encoding 4Fe4S-binding leucine-rich repeat protein, coding for MSTDDIDEAIDWLGNPVDCAVCPHQDRLSSGKCKPLRACVHDRYARRIDRFFDWNPDLARDYVAHDYFEVRACAAKAAEIFLLPAMLDDPEEAVRWSAARRLPRRYILRLRNDPHREVRIRIAGRLEGRDLLPMMSDEDYAVRQAVAKKLPPDLLVLMINDADPGVRRVIASRIEQAALMRLAKDSDPVVRLEAAKRLEPADLKGLIKDQDWRIRYEVAQRADLENIGALSMDEDPLVRECVRDRFKDAGLEPPSNVIVAQTRSDP
- a CDS encoding dodecin, which encodes MENSVYKVVELVGTSPDSIEGAIGAAIQRAGLTLRNLQWFEVMQIRGRIDKGNVEKYQVSLKVGFTHDREEE
- a CDS encoding (2Fe-2S) ferredoxin domain-containing protein encodes the protein MIEDLPQVFKYHVFTCFQQRPPGHPRGSCMASGAKPLWDRLQGKLNAQPMPEVSVTATGCLGFCRAGPLMVVYPQGVWYTPRTEADIDEIFQSHFVDGNPVERLIIVPQL
- a CDS encoding phasin family protein, translated to MTQQEERQGPGAGQRTAEFMAEGRQRIEDFADAQAQFWDRVQDSNRKWLDRFQTEATMAADFANKLTSAKSLTDTANLFQNWTVKHMELATEDARRMLSDTQEIMAAGARFWSNVGAGDGRGRGH
- the rplS gene encoding 50S ribosomal protein L19; this encodes MNIIEQLEAEQAARLVEGKKIPEFRPGDTVVVNVKVKEGDRSRVQAYEGVVIARNGGGLNESFTVRKISYGEGVERVFPIHGPLIDSIKVVRRGKVRRAKLYYLRDRRGKSARIAERVDNKPKAAPAE
- a CDS encoding nitrogen fixation protein NifZ; this encodes MSGPAKFDWGMRVRATTDLVNDGSYPERADEELLVKTGDTGEIVNVGMHVETETPVYLVEFSPQLIIGCLEDEIEPV
- the nifB gene encoding nitrogenase cofactor biosynthesis protein NifB; its protein translation is MDDSRSFDTYEAEPASPQLDDIMQKIAEHKGCGTSGGSGKASCGSGAGSGDMPQEIWDKVKNHPCYSEEAHHHYARMHVAVAPACNIQCNYCNRKYDCANESRPGVVSEKLSPEQAAKKVLAVASAIPQMTVLGIAGPGDPLANPGKTFKTFELISEAAPDIKLCLSTNGLALPDHVETIKKFNVDHVTITINMTDPDIGAEIYPWVFWKHKRVTGKEAAKILTDRQLQGLEMLTANGILCKVNSVMIPGVNDDHLVTVNREVKSRGAFLHNIMPLISSPEHGTVFGLNGQRGPSAQELKALQDSCEGEMNMMRHCRQCRADAVGLLGEDRSAEFTTDKIMEMEVNYDLSARQAYQEKVEEERQAKVAARNAELETLAGANADIKILVAVATKGSGRINEHFGHATEFQVYELSSSGAKFVGHRRVDLYCQGGYGEDDALETVIRAINDCHAVFVAKIGHCPKDDLIKAGIDPVDQYAYEFIEQSAISYFKDYLARVSSGEIAHVARGDADIRQGAFVAVDA
- a CDS encoding DegT/DnrJ/EryC1/StrS family aminotransferase gives rise to the protein MKTTFLPLNDPDLAQSDLEAVIEVLQGQRLSQGETVEAFEEEFARYLGRKHAVAVSSGTIGLLLVMRALGVGVGDEVVTSSYSFRETTHAIALAGAKPVFADIDYWAGTLDPEKARKVITEKTRAIVASNTNGHPAPWDAFRALASEHNIALIEDSTEAIGSVYKGKLVGTFGDCAVFDFSQPGALVCGEGGMIVTDNDDTAAMLRRLRSRKIEERSSVVLGAWAPMQATLSDIAAALGLAQLRRLELLLARRKRVERWFLDYVRSFEGIKDPYIAPDVDHVHWFLYVVHLGTRFSRSSRDAIVDDLRQEKIEATAYSTPLHLQRHYFDLGYRRGDFFVTEKVADRAVALPFHAHLTEDQVAFIVGTMKDASINIGAGTAIYL
- a CDS encoding HesB/IscA family protein, with protein sequence MKIEFTPAAEKFIRRLVMFDGGPGYGLRLLVSPGGCSGMSAEFSVEPAPKEGEQVYAHTQFKLFLPAQSRLLLDGVTIDFKETATSTGFSFIDPKATGCGCKSTTEAPAFEETA
- a CDS encoding 4Fe-4S dicluster domain-containing protein, producing MTYKIVASQCTSCSACEAECPNVAISEKNGTFVINPKKCTECIGYFDVPQCVAVCPVDNTCVIDNSYPRYQPSA